From a single Diachasmimorpha longicaudata isolate KC_UGA_2023 chromosome 15, iyDiaLong2, whole genome shotgun sequence genomic region:
- the LOC135169612 gene encoding filaggrin-2-like, with translation MTVKWALIIYALVSQALGAPKPCYTNCGSSGSTYSHESITGVTGMSTQGSFMAQQNAAFQQLHQSLMNQLQEAHHLDYSQPGTWQKNAAYKTNDGGQVYQEHGKVETDNAQMRYFKKNYTKSWGTGGGLSNNLLRNQGHLSGGGYSSGSSHHENWEINSNGQNAQNIEDLGIQQTSTTQVSENVVRNFEEMANNLESYISQCSERVQMGQLSNYQSYTDVVQQHLDQMKQAVRDNGLWNRLIGQINSLETKLNELKVQGQQSASLTHTGSTSSHGSSSVVTSGVHQVPVAPVGGSIRQDEGYNRRISMTSHQTPIQTIPGQSQQYVSGTAGGYQQSYQYGSHGQSGQTGYVSGSQGLSSGGSQHNDYTQHAGYGQHDGRYSQQTGGYTQGHAGYNQAAADYTQGNVGYGQHNAGYSQHNAGYNQHNAGYRQHNTGYGQHNAGYNRQNAGYNQQTEQVYPVHTSPTKTVEESWNASGSRKETTYGGSHTYEPLRTTAGRCRGADGQYTWCSSNNGQTESIGYGGQGSGCQGAAYGTLCKRYKRETKDDFSQQTEDLTQQTEDLTQQTEDLTQQTEDLTQPTEDLTQQTEDLTQQTEDLMQQTEDLSQQGGNSRLNSQRRQQGGYGQNDQGGYGQNNRGGRDFNDQSGRIGHGHEQHGHNDGDQDYTQQTQNPGDFSQQHQQHGRGHGHGRVHGHEQHGHNDGDQDYTQQTQNLDDFSHQHQQHGHGHDHGRVHEHEQHGHNDGDQDYTQQTQHPDDFSHQHQHQQHGHGHHEHGVHGHEQHGHNDGDYGYNRQGGLYDNSQQQSRNVPLGQQQRQQPGGFGVDQQNHGSQGRGSYGGYSQQTEDLSQQTQDSEDLTQYSTQDLGFGQQTGNRRGNSSRSPGHSQQTEDLSQQTQSFGDWTQQTGDYGQQTEDLSQQTQSFGDWTQQTGNYGQQTEDLSQQTQSFGDWTQQTENYGQQTEDLSQQTTDNFGFEQQQTGNYGFGNQERDSSQQTQSFDDFTQQTTGNLGFENQYGNCGNYRDNDQQTEDLSQQTQSFGDLTQQTTDSFGFEQQQNTGSDFGSEQRDLNHQIQSFPGSSRGSGSLELGNERPAPKPPARGQIRSGGRGDSSAAQDTPMPSVKGGRRRPALQNTYPRPSQDFGVPKTSSTDDIELQQTTGTQWHNSHRPSDLTSENYRQGSPDGSQNPQLSPNEQLNTTDTETLFQPRILEAYGGTGPYDVNHNDNIFEGVKPNPTATLSPMSDSWDIRETSHDFADRNNNNPTFAGAPDRAPRHDSEETTTTTTPAPGFWKRVGNKIVTTYEKTKEKISSSLG, from the exons ATGACGGTCAAATGGGCGTTAATAATTTATGCCCTAGTGTCGCAAGCCCTCGGTGCCCCGAAGCCCTGCTACACTAACTGCGGATCATCAGGATCAACCTACAGCCATGAGAGCATCACCGGGGTGACCGGCATGAGCACCCAAGGCAGCTTCATGGCCCAGCAAAATGCTGCCTTCCAGCAACTCCACCAGAGCCTGATGAATCAACTCCAAGAGGCCCATCACCTGGACTACAGTCAGCCAGGAACGTGGCAAAAGAATGCAGCTTACAAAACAAACGACGGGGGACAAGTTTACCAGGAGCACGGTAAAGTGGAAACCGACAATGCCCAGATGCGCTACTTCAAGAAGAACTACACAAAGTCGTGGGGAACTGGTGGTGGATTGAGCAACAACCTTTTGCGAAATCAGGGACACCTGTCTGGGGGTGGATACTCGAGTGGCTCGAGCCACCACGAGAACTGGGAGATCAACTCCAACGGCCAAAATGCACAGAACATCGAGGATCTTGGTATCCAGCAGACATCAACGACCCAAGTCTCGGAGAATGTTGTCCGGAACTTCGAGGAGATGGCGAACAACCTCGAGTCCTACATCAGCCAGTGCTCAGAGCGCGTGCAAATGGGTCAACTGAGCAATTATCAATCATACACTGACGTCGTTCAACAGCACCTGGACCAGATGAAACAAGCAGTCAGAGATAATGGATTGTGGAATAGATTAATTGGGCAGATTAACTCCCTTGAGacgaaattgaatgaattgaaaGTGCAGGGACAACAATCAGCGAGTCTCACACACACAGGATCAACATCGAGTCATGGGTCTAGCTCCGTGGTGACGTCGGGTGTGCATCAGGTGCCTGTGGCACCGGTTGGTGGCTCCATTCGCCAAGACGAGGGGTACAACAGGCGGATCAGCATGACGAGCCATCAGACACCCATTCAGACAATTCCTGGCCAGAGCCAGCAGTACGTCTCGGGCACCGCAGGAGGATATCAACAGTCTTATCAGTATGG ATCCCATGGTCAGAGTGGTCAGACTGGTTACGTAAGTGGCAGCCAAGGTTTATCCAGTGGTGGTAGTCAGCACAACGATTACACCCAGCATGCTGGTTACGGTCAGCATGATGGAAGATATAGCCAGCAGACAGGGGGATACACCCAGGGTCATGCTGGATATAATCAAGCTGCTGCTGATTACACCCAGGGAAATGTTGGATATGGTCAGCACAATGCTGGATACAGTCAGCACAATGCTGGATACAATCAGCATAATGCTGGATACCGCCAACATAATACTGGGTATGGTCAGCATAATGCAGGGTATAATCGGCAAAATGCAGGGTACAATCAGCAGACTGAACAGGTTTATCCGGTCCACACGTCTCCGACCAAGACAGTCGAAGAGAGCTGGAATGCATCCGGAAGTCGCAAAGAAACGACTTATGGGGGTTCGCATACTTACGAACCCCTGCGCACGACAGCTGGCAGATGCAGAGGGGCTGATGGCCAGTACACCTGGTGCAGCTCAAACAACGGCCAGACTGAGAGCATCGGCTATGGAGGACAAGGGTCCGGGTGCCAAGGGGCTGCGTATGGAACGCTGTGTAAAAGGTATAAGAGAGAgactaaagacgatttttcacAACAGACTGAAGATTTGACTCAACAGACTGAGGATTTGACGCAACAAACTGAAGATTTGACACAACAGACTGAGGATTTGACGCAACCAACTGAAGATTTGACACAACAAACTGAAGATTTGACACAACAGACTGAGGATTTGATGCAACAGACTGAGGATCTCAGTCAGCAAGGTGGGAATTCACGATTGAACAGTCAACGTCGGCAACAGGGGGGCTATGGGCAGAATGATCAGGGAGGCTATGGGCAGAATAATCGGGGAGGTAGGGATTTTAATGACCAATCGGGGAGGATTGGACATGGACATGAGCAACATGGACATAATGACGGAGATCAGGATTATACTCAACAAACACAAAATCCTGGAGACTTTTCTCAGCAACATCAACAACATGGCCGTGGACATGGTCATGGACGTGTTCATGGACATGAGCAACATGGACACAATGATGGAGATCAGGATTATACTCAACAAACACAAAATCTTGACGACTTTTCACATCAACATCAACAACATGGCCATGGGCATGACCACGGACGTGTTCATGAACATGAGCAACATGGACACAATGATGGAGATCAGGATTATACTCAACAAACACAACATCCTGACGACTTTTCCCATCAACATCAGCATCAGCAGCATGGCCATGGGCATCATGAACATGGGGTTCATGGTCACGAACAACATGGCCACAATGATGGGGATTATGGTTATAATCGACAAGGAGGTCTGTATGATAACTCCCAACAACAATCACGCAATGTGCCATTGGGACAGCAGCAGAGGCAACAACCTGGTGGGTTTGGAGTTGATCAGCAGAACCATGGTAGTCAAGGGCGAGGATCCTATGGAGGTTACAGCCAGCAGACTGAGGATCTGAGTCAGCAGACTCAAGATTCCGAGGATCTCACTCAATATTCAACTCAAGATCTGGGCTTTGGACAGCAGACAGGGAATCGACGAGGGAATTCCAGTCGTTCTCCAGGTCATAGTCAACAGACCGAAGACTTGAGTCAACAAACTCAGTCTTTTGGAGATTGGACTCAACAAACAGGGGACTATGGTCAGCAAACCGAAGATTTGAGTCAGCAAACTCAGTCTTTCGGCGATTGGACTCAACAAACAGGGAATTATGGTCAGCAAACCGAAGACTTGAGTCAGCAAACTCAGTCTTTCGGCGATTGGACTCAACAAACAGAGAATTATGGTCAGCAAACCGAAGACTTGAGCCAGCAGACGACTGATAATTTTGGCTTTGAACAACAGCAGACAGGAAACTACGGATTTGGTAATCAAGAACGTGATTCGAGTCAACAGACACAATCCTTCGACGATTTCACTCAACAAACGACAGGGAATCTTGGCTTCGAAAATCAATACGGAAATTGTGGAAATTACAGAGACAACGATCAACAAACCGAAGACCTAAGTCAGCAGACTCAATCCTTCGGGGATCTGACTCAACAAACAACGGACAGTTTTGGGTTTGAACAGCAGCAGAACACTGGCTCTGACTTTGGAAGTGAGCAGCGTGATTTGAATCACCAAATTCAATCCTTCCCTGGTTCGTCCCGGGGATCAGGTTCCCTCGAGCTCGGCAACGAACGTCCAGCTCCAAAGCCCCCAGCAAGGGGCCAAATCAGAAGCGGAGGACGTGGTGATTCCAGTGCAGCACAGGACACCCCAATGCCCTCAGTGAAGGGTGGCAGACGACGTCCAGCCCTCCAAAACACCTACCCTCGACCTTCACAAGACTTTGGCGTTCCCAAAACATCATCGACCGACGACATCGAACTGCAACAGACAACTGGCACCCAGTGGCACAACTCCCATCGACCCAGTGACTTGACAAGTGAAAATTACCGACAAGGAAGCCCCGATGGCTCTCAAAATCCTCAACTATCACCCAATGAACAACTAAACACGACAGACACTGAAACACTCTTTCAACCTCGTATCCTCGAGGCTTATGGTGGCACAGGCCCCTACGACGTCAACCACAATGACAATATATTCGAGGGGGTTAAACCCAATCCAACAGCAACACTGTCACCAATGTCCGACTCTTGGGATATTCGAGAAACATCTCATGACTTTGCTgacagaaataataataatcccaCATTTGCAGGAGCACCCGATCGAGCACCAAGACATGATTCAGAAGAAACGACAACAACAACCACTCCTGCACCCGGATTTTGGAAACGAGTGGGAAATAAAATCGTCACGACGTACGAGAaaacaaaggaaaaaatcagcTCTTCGTTAGGGTAG
- the LOC135169616 gene encoding zinc finger protein 431-like has product MTSESEKKPELCLICNGRNSISGDCVQIFSDRDNGSGKALSETICCLLDTHITSDNAHSTVLCPTCYQSCQEFEELEKKMMTIKQELSGNHQTTVKELSKLDNPGDECNDHDYLDGVEHHIVEEEEDDEKDIKEGTKIEQPDIKDTPDTTMEEHLDEQLLQEDLNTDHAEQTKLTEVYLDESISIKYEEECDALKLTKAEERRRREGRKSKSNSRDEIQEPIIIKVDNSYTCLICPKDDGSGVTGDAKEMVTHMKTAHDTRLYICDICGLDFRKRNELSIHLDDHVAKEEGDFQCEVCNRIFSNLRLFRIHRRIHYPQVKSWPCETCGKRYSSRNLLDEHVNTHIGVRPYICETCGKDFASKYTFKAHVKTHEVRPRPFECTQCNKSFLSQQNLNQHEKTHLGVKEYICHQCGKAFGSPHNLEVHNIVHTGYKPYICKMCGKAFARKAEIRDHERTHTGEKPYQCEFCGATFSQRSNLQSHKRATHYNDKRYKCDDCGKGFKRRRLLDYHIKAAHTGERPYKCDTCSATFVYPEHFKKHMRIHTGEKPYLCEVCGKAFNSRDNRNAHRFIHSDKKPYECLVCGMGFMRKPLLYAHMQSQGHLNDTIVVNQPRLTTEEDQVILPEGDVELMLEDDGDELGETELYVTDLKDHVIIHDNQNIYQEENVLNITEGEGLGEGGVQHMVVDNQMAFAEGEVIQCKTNDEGEQVYSYNGGEDEQTIVVSAGAEYKELMGDSKNPVRLVQIRIPSSTGIEGKSWLSLVQQNT; this is encoded by the exons ATGACGAGCGAATCTGAGAAAAAACCTGAACTCTGTCTGATATGCAATGGGAGAAACTCTATCTCTGGGGATTGTGTGCAAATATTCAGTGATCGTGACAATGGTAGTGGAAAAGCACTTTCTGAAACCATATGCTGTCTACTAGACACTCACATTACATCGGACAATGCCCATTCCACTGTTTTGTGTCCAACCTGTTATCAATCGTGTCAAGAA TTCGAGGAGTTAGAGAAGAAGATGATGACAATCAAGCAGGAATTGTCCGGGAATCATCAGACAACCGTCAAGGAACTATCGAAATTAGATAATCCGGGAGATGAATGCAATGATCACGATTATTTAGATGGAGTGGAGCATCACATTGTAGAGGAGGAGGAAGATGACGAGAAGGACATAAAGGAAGGCACTAAGATCGAACAGCCAGACATCAAGGACACTCCGGACACCACCATGGAGGAACACTTGGATGAGCAGCTGTTGCAAGAAGATCTCAACACAGATCACGCTGAGCAGACTAAACTGACGGAGGTCTACCTCGACGAGTCCATCAGCATCAAATACGAGGAGGAATGTGACGCCCTAAAATTGACAAAAGCTGAGGAGAGGAGGAGAAGAGAAGGTCGAAAATCCAAGAGCAATTCAAGGGACGAAATTCAAGAGCCAATTATCATAAAAGTAGACAACTCCTACACGTGCCTGATCTGCCCCAAGGACGACGGATCAGGGGTAACAGGTGATGCCAAGGAGATGGTCACCCACATGAAGACAGCCCACGACACTCGGCTGTACATCTGCGACATTTGTGGCCTTGACTTCAGGAAAAGAAACGAATTATCGATTCACCTGGACGATCATGTGGCGAAGGAGGAGGGCGACTTCCAGTGTGAAGTCTGCAACAGGATATTCAGTAACTTGAGGCTGTTTAGGATCCACCGGAGGATACACTATCCCCAGGTGAAGTCGTGGCCCTGCGAGACATGCGGTAAACGTTACAGCTCAAGGAATTTGCTTGATGAGCATGTGAACACTCACATCGGAGTGAGGCCGTATATATGTGAGACCTGTGGCAAGGATTTTGCGTCTAAGTACACCTTCAAGGCTCACGTCAAGACCCACGAGGTTCGTCCTAGGCCCTTCGAGTGCACACAATGTAACAAAAGCTTCCTAAGCCAGCAGAATCTCAACCAGCACGAGAAAACACATCTGGGAGTTAAGGAGTACATTTGTCATCAGTGTGGGAAGGCTTTTGGCTCACCCCATAACCTGGAGGTCCACAACATCGTCCACACTGGCTACAAACCGTACATTTGCAAGATGTGTGGAAAGGCATTCGCACGAAAAGCCGAAATTCGAGATCACGAGAGGACACACACGGGGGAAAAACCTTATCAGTGTGAATTTTGTGGAGCTACATTCAGCCAACGATCGAATTTACAATCTCACAAACGAGCGACACACTACAATGACAAGAGGTACAAGTGCGATGACTGTGGTAAGGGCTTTAAGAGACGTCGACTCCTGGATTATCACATTAAGGCCGCCCACACTGGGGAAAGACCGTACAAATGTGACACCTGTTCAGCGACCTTTGTGTATCCagaacattttaaaaaacacATGAGGATCCACACGGGGGAGAAACCCTACTTGTGCGAAGTCTGTGGCAAGGCATTCAACAGTCGAGATAATCGTAATGCCCACAGGTTCATCCACAGTGACAAAAAACCCTACGAGTGCCTTGTGTGTGGCATGGGATTCATGAGAAAGCCTCTGCTCTACGCTCACATGCAGTCCCAGGGTCATTTGAACGACACTATTGTTGTGAATCAGCCCAGGCTGACCACTGAGGAGGACCAGGTCATTCTACCCGAGGGGGATGTTGAGTTGATGCTCGAGGATGATGGAGATGAACTTGGTGAGACTGAACTCTATGTCACAGATCTGAAGGACCACGTGATTATCCACGATAATCAGAATATCTATCAGGAGGAAAATGTTTTGAATATCACTGAGGGGGAGGGCTTGGGAGAGGGAGGAGTACAGCACATGGTTGTTGATAACCAG aTGGCCTTTGCTGAGGGGGAAGTCATTCAGTGTAAAACGAACGACGAGGGAGAACAAGTGTACAGTTATAACGGGGGTGAGGATGAACAGACGATAGTTGTGTCTGCAGGAGCTGAATACAAAGAGTTGATGGGTGATAGCAAGAATCCTGTGAGATTGGTTCAAATTAGAATTCCGTCTTCAACTGGGATTGAGGGGAAAAGTTGGTTGAGTCTTGTTCAGCAGAACACGTAA
- the LOC135169619 gene encoding vang-like protein 1, whose protein sequence is METESIKSGASEHSHSHHSRSSSKHYRSHSNKTQHHRQHSHRNSSRNNRSQRKERPTFDSCEMAPFQTTVNVRVNSVENVGQEVIEVQILPQDENWGENTTAVTGNTSDRSESTEDVSHWPIETDGAFNFTCNRYLAPVVAAALGIGAFLSPIAMVVLPKLGFFPASSTVLTMQQRLQLLSCNAECKGQLLGLAFKLLLLAIGSWAIFLRPRNATMPRVFLFRAGVLVLTLLCICSYWLFYVVQVTESAKTAANGEITEYKSLVNYAGTFVDTLLFIHYVAVLLIEIRHLQPTFYIKVVRSPDGESRSYAIGDLSIQRAAVLVLEKYYTEFPVYNPYLDRLPVSKSGRKQSSFKFYDVDAGVNANAPPTPQRGGGDRAVLAAQARRRDSSHNERFYEEHDYERRVRKRRARLITAAEEAFAHIKRLHSEAELAPNPGPMDPMEAAQAVFPSMARALQKYLRVTRQQPRHSVESILGRLARCLAQDAAPKAFLEPFFTASPVLSNEKERQRKSHHWALVCEGELPSRSLSQGCEFQLRQGEVALLCTAYRLPHFSLTEQLAHPKSNKFLLRLNSETSV, encoded by the exons ATGGAGACAGAGAGCATAAAGTCAGGGGCTAGCGAGCATAGCCACAGCCACCACAGTAGGAGTTCATCGAAACATTATCGGTCACATAGTAATAAGACACAGCATCATAGGCAACATTCTCACCGAAATTCCAG CAGGAACAATCGAAGTCAGCGTAAGGAAAGGCCGACCTTCGACTCCTGTGAAATGGCGCCCTTCCAAACAACCGTAAATGTTCGTGTGAATAGTGTAGAAAATGTGGGGCAAGAGGTTATCGAAGTACAAATTCTCCCCCAAGACGAGAATTGGGGTGAGAATACAACCGCCGTGACTGGAAATACATCTGATCGGTCAGAATCAACAGAAGATGTCAGTCACTGGCCGATTGAAACAGACGGAGCATTTAATTTTACCTGCAATAGATACTTGGCGCCTGTTGTCGCAGCAGCACTCGGTATCGGTGCCTTTCTGAGTCCAATTGCAATGGTTGTACTGCCAAAATTGGGCTTCTTTCCAGCCTCGTCAACGGTCCTAACGATGCAACAAAGACTGCAGCTTTTATCGTGCAATGCCGAGTGCAAGGGACAATTGCTCGGTTTGGCTTTTAAATTACTTCTACTGGCGATTGGGAGCTGGGCTATTTTTCTGAGGCCTAGGAATGCCACGATGCCCAGGGTTTTTCTATTCAGGGCAGGAGTACTCGTGCTGACATTACTCTGCATTTGCTCTTATTGGCTATTCTACGTTGTGCAG GTAACGGAGAGTGCAAAAACGGCGGCGAATGGTGAGATAACAGAGTACAAAAGTCTAGTGAATTACGCTGGTACATTTGTGGACACTCTCCTCTTCATCCATTACGTGGCAGTTCTGTTGATCGAAATTCGACACCTCCAGCCGACATTCTACATCAAAGTGGTAAGATCACCAGACGGCGAGTCACGGTCCTATGCGATAGGTGACCTGTCAATCCAACGAGCAGCAGTACTGGTGTTGGAGAAGTACTACACTGAATTTCCAGTTTACAATCCGTACCTGGATCGTCTCCCAGTGTCGAAATCCGGTCGAAAGCAGTCGAGTTTCAAATTCTACGACGTCGATGCTGGTGTTAATGCAAATGCACCACCAACACCCCAACGAGGTGGCGGTGACAGAGCTGTCTTGGCAGCCCAGGCACGAAGGAGGGACTCATCTCACAATGAGAGATTCTACGAGGAGCACGACTACGAGAGGCGAGTGAGGAAGAGACGAGCGAGACTGATAACAGCAGCTGAGGAGGCATTTGCTCACATCAAGAGGCTGCATTCAGAGGCAGAATTGGCACCAAATCCAGGACCAATGGATCCCATGGAGGCTGCACAGGCTGTATTTCCATCGATGGCACGTGCTCTTCAGAAATATCTGAGGGTGACTAGGCAGCAGCCGAGGCACTCGGTTGAATCGATACTGGGACGTTTGGCGAGGTGTCTGGCACAGGATGCTGCACCCAAGGCATTCCTCGAGCCTTTCTTCACTGCCAGCCCTGTACTCTCCAATGAGAAAGAACGGCAGAGAAAGTCACATCATTGGGCACTCGTTTGCGAGGGTGAATTACCATCGAGATCGCTGTCACAGGGCTGTGAATTTCAATTACGTCAAGGGGAGGTTGCATTGCTCTGTACTGCGTACAGATTGCCACATTTCAGTCTCACTGAGCAACTGGCACATCCGAAATCCAATAAATTCCTCCTGAGATTAAATTCGGAAACGTCTGTGTGA